In Paenibacillus durus, the DNA window GTCAAAATGGTATAGGAAAGAATTATCAATATTACATCAGGTCAGGAACTGGGGGCAATGCCCGGAGAGTTGGCTTATGCTGCAACTAAAGGAGCAATTTCATCCAACCCAAAGATAAACCAGGACGGGTCATAAGTCTCCTCATCCCGAAAAAGTTCAGCTCCATTATGCTGAGTTAAAAAATACTGGAAATCATCGGGAAGCGTCAAACCGGTTGCTGTTGGAAAATCTTTGAATTCACGATTACTGGCAGGCTTATAAAAGGCAAATGTACTCCCACGCTCATACCCAAGGCTCCTTTGAATATGGAGGGATCGAGATTTAGACAACCTGTGTTTTCAAACTTTCCAGCGTTAGCTGACCATCTATATTTCTCCAAGTCCAGATACACCCGACAAGGGTAGTCGCTTACAAAATGAAGGAGGGAGATCATCCTGATGCATTCCCACTCAAATGGAAGCGGGACAGTGCAAAAAGCCTGAAATTGTGCATCTTTTGGTCGCATGATAGACCTGTTCTATAACATACCTGCGAAAATACACTTTTTTTCCTGTTCAGCCTTAAATTCAGTCTGCAGATGCTGAAATTCCTGTAAAATCGTAGGATTTCCTTGTGAATAAACGTTTTTGATCGAAAAAAGATGCACTTTAGCTGGTTTGCAATAACGCTGATCTGTAACGACGCTGATCTGTAATAACGCTGATCTGTAACGACGCTGATCTATAACGACGCTGATCTATAACGACGCTGATCTATAACAACGCTGATCTATAACGACGCTGATCTATAATCACAGCCGGCCTGACCTCGTCCCTTGATGTCGGAGCGATTTCCCTGATTCCTAAACGGGTTCGATGATTGAAATGACGGATAGAAAAGCAGAAGCCAGCCAAGTCTTTCAATAACCGAAAGGCTTGCTGGCTTTTTAATTATTGGACTTTGTCAGGTTCAGGATAGGTAACACCCAACGTGTCCACCGATACTTTCTTGATTACAGGCGGACTTGCGGGACGGTCGTTAGCGTCTCTCGGAAGATTGGCGATCGCATCGACGACTTCAAGCCCTTCGGTGACTTTGCCGAAGGCCGCGTACTTTCCGTCCAGACTCGGCGCGGCGTCTGTCATGATAAAAAATTGCGATCCCGCCGAATTGGGATCATTGGCCCGGGCCATCGACAGTACGCCCCTTGTATGCAGGAGCGAGTTAGAGAAACCGTTCTCGGAGAACTCTCCGGAGATGCTGTATCCGGGCCCTCCCATGCCCGTCCCCTCGGGGTCCCCTCCTTGAATCATGAACCCGGGAATAACACGGTGAAAAATCGTACCGTTATAGAACCCCTTTTCAATTAATGAAATGAAATTGTTCACCGTATTCGGCGCGACCTCAGGATACAGCTCGGCCTTGATGATGCCGCCGTCCTCCATTTCGATGGTCACCAGTGGATGGCTAGCGTTCTCGGAAGGCGCACCGGCTGCAGGCGCACCGCTTGCCGGCGGCTGCGCCCCCGCGGCCTGGGATGCGGCGGGAGTCGCGCTGCCTTCAGCGCCCGGCTTACTGCCGCAGCCGGAAACCAGGGCCAGCATCAGAAGGCCCAGAACCGCCCATACGGCGAAAGTATGGTTGCGTACAACTTTCACTTACCGTCTCTCCTTTTCTTCATTAATATCCGTGCGTCATATGCCATCATACCCCGGGCTTGACTGCTTTGCAAAATTCGCGGGAACATACAGGATTGGCACAAGCGGAAAAGAGGTTTACAATAATAGGATGCTTCGCAAATTATTGAAAGGATGTACCGCGTGGGGAATTTTTCATGGAAGCGAAATCTGGCCGTACTTTGGATAGGCGTGTTTTTTTGCAGTACCTCGTATTCGCTCTCGATTCCGTTCATG includes these proteins:
- a CDS encoding SMI1/KNR4 family protein, giving the protein MSKSRSLHIQRSLGYERGSTFAFYKPASNREFKDFPTATGLTLPDDFQYFLTQHNGAELFRDEETYDPSWFIFGLDEIAPLVAA
- a CDS encoding peptidylprolyl isomerase, coding for MLALVSGCGSKPGAEGSATPAASQAAGAQPPASGAPAAGAPSENASHPLVTIEMEDGGIIKAELYPEVAPNTVNNFISLIEKGFYNGTIFHRVIPGFMIQGGDPEGTGMGGPGYSISGEFSENGFSNSLLHTRGVLSMARANDPNSAGSQFFIMTDAAPSLDGKYAAFGKVTEGLEVVDAIANLPRDANDRPASPPVIKKVSVDTLGVTYPEPDKVQ